The following nucleotide sequence is from Roseivirga sp. BDSF3-8.
TTTTTCTCTCATCTTTGAGCGCCTCACTAGTTATTTTTCGCTGTTCCATATCACAGGAAGAGAATAGCATCGTAGCGAATACTATTGAGAGGCAAAAATAGCGAGTCATAGGACTTCTGTTTTCGGGTTCAAATTATCGATGTTCAACTACAGGACTGCATTTTATCATTTTTAGTAGAAGTAATCCACTTTTCGGGGCTGGAAAAACAGGCGACACCATGCATACCTGGTTGCCGAGTTATGATCGGTATTCCTAACGTCTTAGTTAAGTCCTAAATAGGGGGGCCAGGGATATCCACACTTTGACTATACTTTGACTATAGGATCACTATAGGGAGAGTATAGGGTAGCAGGTATCTGAATAAGTAGAAAAATACAAATTACAGCCCAATTTCTAATGTCTCGCCGGAGGATTCTTAAACGCAGAGCAGGAAAATGAAAAAGAGCTACCTTTCAGGGGTAGCTCTCATATAATTATTGTCCGTGATATTAACCACCGTAATGGTAGTCGGTTTCCCACTCCATGAGGGGCTCGGCATCTTCATTTCTTACTTTTGCATTTACGACCTTACCGATGAATACCATGTGATCGCCTTCGGGTGTAACGGCATCATTGAGCTCACACTCAATAAAGGCAGGTACGTCATTCAGGATGGGGCTACCGGTTTCCTTCTCTTCAAAGGAATAGCCATTGATTTTTTCTCCTTCTACATCGGAGCCTTTACTGAAGGCCTTTAGCATATTTAGCTCTGCCTTTCCTACGATGTTAATAGCAAAAGACTGGCTTCTTTGAATGGTCTCGTTCAGGTCACTGTCTTTCTGAATAGCTACCATAACGAGTGGGGGATCAAATGAAATCTGGCTAACCCAGCTTACTGTTCCGGCTGCATAGTAGTCTTTATCTCTGCTGGATAATTCCTCAGCAGGTGCTTTGGTGGTGACTATATAAAATCCGTAGCTGATCTTTTTCAGTGCCAGTGATGCTTGGGTTGATTTATTTTGAGGCTTGTCCATATAATTCGTCTGTTTAATTATCGTCTACAAATCATAAACAGACTACACGGCCTTACTGTTTTAGCAAGTAATTGATAATAATCATGTTATATAAAAAATGCCCGTCTACCTAGGGGTAAACGGGCATTGAAGGGAGATAATGTTTCTATTAGTCTTGGATAATTTTCATCTCAACGCGGCGATTAAGCTCGCGGCCTTCCACTTCCTGGTCATTAGTGGCAATAGGGCGGGACTCTCCATAACCTTTAGCCACAAGGCGATCGGCAGCTATTCCTTTATTAAGCAAATACTGTTTTACACTGTTTGCTCTTCTCTCGGAAAGTCGCTGATTGTATGCGTCTGAGCCGATATTATCTGTATGTCCGGCAATCTCAATTTTTACAGATGGATTGTTTTTCAACACTTCGGCAGTTCTGTTAAGCTCAGGATAGGATTCGGGCTTGAGAGAGGACTTATCGAAGTCAAAGAAAATGTTATTAAGAGAAATAACAGCCTCTTTCTCGATAGGTGCGAGATAGAGATCTTTGGTAATGGTTTGATTGTCGCTCACTTCCCGGAGGTCTATATTGGCATTTTCTGATAGGTAGCCCTCTTTTTCTGCCAGGTACCCATAGAGTTCTCCGTAAGGCAGGATGATACTGTACTTACCTGTTTGGGGGTCGGCCTGGGCTATGCCTACTTCTTCTCCCTGAGGCAGCTTTTCGTAGAAGATTTTTGCTTCAAGGGGTTCGTTGTTCTTTTTATTTCTTACGATACCAGTAATCTTAACGACGGGATCAGGTCTGTAGAAATTAGGCATCCCAAAGCGAAATATATCTACATTTTCTCCTTTCATGCCTCTTGAAAAATAGGCCTCTTCCCCGTTGGCAGGAATAGTAAAGAAAAGGTCATCTTCCGGACTGTTAATATTAGGGCCAAGGTTCATGGGTTCAGACCAACTTGTCCAGGTGTCGTCAAGGCGGCGGGTGACGTAGATATCGAGTTCGCCAAATCCGCTATATCCCTTGGAAGAGAAATAGAGGGTTCTGTCATCGGGGGCCAGAAAGGGTGCTGACTCTACTGATGCTGTATTTACGATATCTCCAAGGTTCAAAGGTTCGGACCATTTACCATCTGACTGCTGGAAGCTTACATATAGGTCACGATCGCCGCGGCTATCATCTCTCTCTACGGACATCAACAGGGTTTTACGGTTGTTGGCCATGAAGAAGTTGGCCTGAGGAGATAGATTGTAATCATTCTCTATTTCTATATTTTCAGGGTCTGACCAGCCACTGCCTTCCCGGTTACTCATTGATACGCCTGCTCGCATTTTGCCATTAGGCATGTATTGGTTACCGAGCAGTACGACCATTGAGCGGCCATCGGGGGTAATAGAACTGATGAAATTGGGGCCTTCATTGTTAAGAGGGGCTCCTATATTGCGGGCCTCACCCCATTCTCCATCGGCGCCTTTTTCCGAGTACCAAATATCCTCCTTGTCTTCGATACCTCCTACGTTGTCGGGGTGATTCTGGCGACTGAAAAACAGCATATTTCCGTCAGGAGAAACCAAAGGCTTAAGCTCATCAAAATCGCTATTAACGTTGGGACCTAATCGTTCTACTGAAAGATTAGGGTTTACTTCAGGGTTTACATTTACCTCCGGTTGTACGGGCTCAGCATCAGGGGAGATGCCAATAGCATCTATGCTGTAATATCCGGGAACAGCGTTCCCGTCGAATTCTACCTTAACAGCGGCTACCGCGTGGGTGGTAAGGTCAAAAAAGACGTTTAGCATTCGGCCGCGATTCGGGTCGGGATTGGCGTTTAGTTCAACCATCTTATACTCATTTCCCTGGGGGTCATAGGTATAAATGGCTTTAACTGCGGTAGGGTTAAAATTTTCAGCGATGGCTACCTGCCTGATACGCATTGGCTGAGAAAAAGCCACTTTCAAAAACTCATCGCGGTTGGGTCTTCTGGGGGTCCATGCATTAGGACTCTCTCCATCTACCGGCAGGGCATCTGGTTTTCCGAGTACCTGGGCAGCACTGTACTGCCTTTCACTCATTTCAGAAGAAAAATCGAGGATTTCCGAAGCCCATTGTACCTCCTGGCCGTATGAGGCCACAGATAGTAACACAAAAATCAATAAAATTGTAAACCTTCTTACCATGCTGTCTTTCCTGGTATTTTCTTACTTAAAAATAAATGCGTGACTCTCAGATAGTAATACTTCAAAAAAGCCTGAACGCTGCTTTACGATCTGAAAATAATGTATTTTATTAATAAAATTACAAGATAAGTTTGTTTTACCTTTTTTAACATATCAGGAGTTCCTGGCAAAAGCAAGTGTATGACTGGCTTTAGCTACCACTGGGTATATTATGGTTCACCTGATTCTAGTATATTGTGCGGAGCCTGTTCGCTCCGGCATGATTTTTTAATATAACCAAACCACCAGCAGTAATAATGCAGGACCATCATCCCCCAAAAGTTTTAATGATAGGCTGGGAGTTTCCTCCCGTATTCACAGGGGGCCTTGGCATAGCATGCCAGGCTATAGCCAGGTGCTTATCTGAAGAAGTAGATTTATCGGTAATTGTTCCCTTGTCCACTGAAGGCTATGAGGAGGAAGGGTATTCTCTCTTTGATACATATAGAAATGCATATACTTCCTCGGAAGTGTATAAAACAGAGGCAGAAATAGTAGCAGAGAAAGGCTCCTGGAGGGATCTTGTGAACAAACACAAGGTAAATGTAGCTCTGGATCCGTACGAAACCGCTGAAGCACCGGTGTTGGCTCCTGTTCCTGCTGTTACGGAAACGGTAAGCGAAAACCCAGCCCTATCCGGTCGCGGGGCCACTTCAAGGGATGAGCTGTTTAGCACTAAAAGCCTCTACGACAAGGATCTGGGACATAGAATAAGCGAATTTGCTAATCGTACTGTGGCGCTGGTAAATGAAAAAGGGCTTATGCCTGACCTTATTTATGCGCATGACTGGATGACTTTTCCGGCTGCACTGTCTCTGAAGGAAGCCACTGGCAAGCGGGTGGTGCTTCATGTACATTCTACAGATTATGACCGAAATGGCGGTGTAAGCTATGGAAACTTTACCTCTCAACTGGAAAAGGAGGCTTTTGAGCTGGCTGATCATATCATAACGGTAAGCAGTTATACGGCTCACCTTTTGGAAACGCGCTATGGTGTATCTCCGGAGAAGATGACGGTAGCTCACAATGGGTATAAGTTCAGGCCGGAGGAAGCAAAAGCTACCTCGTCTTTTTCTGAGAAATTAGTTCTTTTCCTGGGTAGGATCACTGCGCAGAAAGGGCCGGAGTTTTTTTTCAGAATCATAAGTAAAGTGGCAGAAAAAAATGCGGGTGTACGATTTGTGATGGCTGGTACGGGTGATCGCCTCAAAAGTGCTATAGAGGCAAGCGCGTTCTCAGAAATTGCTCATAAGATTCATTTTACTGGCTTTTTGAATAGGGAGGAGGTTTATAAGCTTTATAGCATGGCGGACATTTATTGTATGCCGAGCGTGAGTGAGCCATTTGGGCTTACGGCACTGGAGGCGGCATCTATGGGCTTGCCTTGTGTACTTTCTAAACAATCAGGGGTGGCTGAGGTATTGGAAGGAGCCCTTACGGCTGATTACTATGATGTGGATGCTTACGCACGTCATATTCTGAAACTCCTGGAAGATGAGGATTTATACAGTGATGTGGTAGAAAGACAGCTAATGGCCACTAAAAAACTGACTTGGGAGGCTGGCTGCACCCAGATAATGAATGTCTTTCGCACACTGTTAACCGATTCTGAATAATATGCCTGCAGTTAGTTTATTTTTCCAGGTGCATCAGCCATTCAGGCTGTATCCTTATAAGTTTTTTGACATTGGATCGGGACGGGAGTATGTGAACACTTATCTGAATGAGGAGATTCTGGATAGAGTAGCGGATAAGTGCTACTTACCAGCCAACCACATGATGCTGGACCTCATCAACCAAACAAAAGGCGCTTTTTCAGTGGCTTTTTCTATATCTGGTACGGCACTGGAGCAATTTGAGGCTTACAGGCCTGATGTGCTGGACTCTTTTAAGGAGCTGGCCGCCACTGGGCATGTGCGGTTCCTGGGGGAAACTTACTATCACTCTCTGAGCTTTTTCTATGACCGTAAGGAGTTTGTCCGCCAAATAGAGCGGCACAGGGAAGCTATAGAAAATCATTTTGACCAGAAACCGGAAATTTTCAGAAATACTGAACTGGCTTGCCAGAATGACCTGCTGGAAGTAATAGAACAACATGGTTTTAAGGGCATTGTCACGGAGGGGCTCGAGTGGTTTATTCCTCCTTCAATTGGTCACCCTAATACGGTATACAAAGGGGTGGGTGGAACAGAGACAAGGATATTACTGAGGAATCACCACCTGAGTAATGACGTTGGCTACCGGTATACGGACCAGAGCTGGAAAAAGTACCCACTGACTGCCAGAAAATATGTGAATTGGCTTGCTAAAGAGCCGGGGGAGGTGGTAAATCTGTACATGGATTACGAAACGATAGGGGAACACCACGCTGAATCCAGCGGCATATTTAATTTTTTCAGGGAGTTCGGGCAGAAATGGAGCGTGAATGAGGGCTTTATTTTACCGGAAGACTCATTGAAAAAAATACCTGCAAAAACGGAACTGGATATCTATAGTCCTATTAGCTGGGCGGATACGGAAAGGGATCTTTCTGCATGGAATGGAAACCCTCTGCAAAAGGCTGCTTTGAAGCGACTTTATGAGTTGGGGGATATGATCAGGCCTCTGCAAAATAAGGAAATGGATGACCTATGGTCAGTATTACAATCCTCGGATCATTTCTATTATATGAGCACAAAACAGCAGCATGATGGGAAGGTCCATAGTTATTTTAGCCCGTATCCCACGCCTTATGATGCTTACGTATACTTTATGAATGTGCTTTCTGACTTTGAGCTGAGGGCCAGAAAAATGATAGAGGCGTCATAAAAAAACCCGGGGGTACCGGGTTTATTATTTTATCTGCCAAACAGATTTTTGAGATAATCTCCTGCCAGGGAGAGGTAATTTATATACGGTGACTCGTCCTGACCCAAGGTCAGGACTCTATTGGTCTCTACCTGTACAGATAAGATAACTCCGCTTTCATACAGACTGGTATTCCATTGTTTCAAAGAAGATAACCAACCTTCATCTGATTGAGGGAAGTTATAGGTGGTAATTTCTCTAAAGGTTTTCTGAGAGGGAATATTCAGAATCAGATTCCCTTTCTCATCATTGGAAAGGGTGACGGTTTCATCCCCGTGAACCAGGCTTAAATTGGCAGCAATATCTAGTTGATTTCTCAATGAATTTTAAAATAGGGTAAGAATTTGATGCAATAGGTTTGTACTAGCCTAATGCTTTTCAGGCTTTTGCACTGGTAGCAGAGCTTTCATTGGTTTTGATCCTTAGCTTTCCATTCATTTTCCAGTGGGCATGAGTGGCATTATCGCCGGCTTTACCGGGTACATAGAGATCAAAATCATCAAACTCATATGTGATCTCGGCGTTTCTTCCGGTAAGCTTATCGTATAGTCCACCGGCTAGCTCGGGCC
It contains:
- a CDS encoding flavin reductase family protein gives rise to the protein MDKPQNKSTQASLALKKISYGFYIVTTKAPAEELSSRDKDYYAAGTVSWVSQISFDPPLVMVAIQKDSDLNETIQRSQSFAINIVGKAELNMLKAFSKGSDVEGEKINGYSFEEKETGSPILNDVPAFIECELNDAVTPEGDHMVFIGKVVNAKVRNEDAEPLMEWETDYHYGG
- a CDS encoding OmpA family protein, with the translated sequence MVRRFTILLIFVLLSVASYGQEVQWASEILDFSSEMSERQYSAAQVLGKPDALPVDGESPNAWTPRRPNRDEFLKVAFSQPMRIRQVAIAENFNPTAVKAIYTYDPQGNEYKMVELNANPDPNRGRMLNVFFDLTTHAVAAVKVEFDGNAVPGYYSIDAIGISPDAEPVQPEVNVNPEVNPNLSVERLGPNVNSDFDELKPLVSPDGNMLFFSRQNHPDNVGGIEDKEDIWYSEKGADGEWGEARNIGAPLNNEGPNFISSITPDGRSMVVLLGNQYMPNGKMRAGVSMSNREGSGWSDPENIEIENDYNLSPQANFFMANNRKTLLMSVERDDSRGDRDLYVSFQQSDGKWSEPLNLGDIVNTASVESAPFLAPDDRTLYFSSKGYSGFGELDIYVTRRLDDTWTSWSEPMNLGPNINSPEDDLFFTIPANGEEAYFSRGMKGENVDIFRFGMPNFYRPDPVVKITGIVRNKKNNEPLEAKIFYEKLPQGEEVGIAQADPQTGKYSIILPYGELYGYLAEKEGYLSENANIDLREVSDNQTITKDLYLAPIEKEAVISLNNIFFDFDKSSLKPESYPELNRTAEVLKNNPSVKIEIAGHTDNIGSDAYNQRLSERRANSVKQYLLNKGIAADRLVAKGYGESRPIATNDQEVEGRELNRRVEMKIIQD
- a CDS encoding glycosyltransferase, with translation MQDHHPPKVLMIGWEFPPVFTGGLGIACQAIARCLSEEVDLSVIVPLSTEGYEEEGYSLFDTYRNAYTSSEVYKTEAEIVAEKGSWRDLVNKHKVNVALDPYETAEAPVLAPVPAVTETVSENPALSGRGATSRDELFSTKSLYDKDLGHRISEFANRTVALVNEKGLMPDLIYAHDWMTFPAALSLKEATGKRVVLHVHSTDYDRNGGVSYGNFTSQLEKEAFELADHIITVSSYTAHLLETRYGVSPEKMTVAHNGYKFRPEEAKATSSFSEKLVLFLGRITAQKGPEFFFRIISKVAEKNAGVRFVMAGTGDRLKSAIEASAFSEIAHKIHFTGFLNREEVYKLYSMADIYCMPSVSEPFGLTALEAASMGLPCVLSKQSGVAEVLEGALTADYYDVDAYARHILKLLEDEDLYSDVVERQLMATKKLTWEAGCTQIMNVFRTLLTDSE
- a CDS encoding glycoside hydrolase family 57 protein; its protein translation is MPAVSLFFQVHQPFRLYPYKFFDIGSGREYVNTYLNEEILDRVADKCYLPANHMMLDLINQTKGAFSVAFSISGTALEQFEAYRPDVLDSFKELAATGHVRFLGETYYHSLSFFYDRKEFVRQIERHREAIENHFDQKPEIFRNTELACQNDLLEVIEQHGFKGIVTEGLEWFIPPSIGHPNTVYKGVGGTETRILLRNHHLSNDVGYRYTDQSWKKYPLTARKYVNWLAKEPGEVVNLYMDYETIGEHHAESSGIFNFFREFGQKWSVNEGFILPEDSLKKIPAKTELDIYSPISWADTERDLSAWNGNPLQKAALKRLYELGDMIRPLQNKEMDDLWSVLQSSDHFYYMSTKQQHDGKVHSYFSPYPTPYDAYVYFMNVLSDFELRARKMIEAS